CTGCGCGCCCTCGCGGGCGACCACGCGCGACTCCGCGACGACCAGTGGACGGCGATCCGCTCGCTCGTCGTCGAGCGGCGGCGGGCCCTGGTCGTCCAGCGCACCGGCTGGGGCAAGTCCGCCGTGTACTTCGTGGCGACCCGGCTGCTCCGCGAGCGCGGCGCGGGCCCCACCGTGATCATCTCGCCGCTGCTCGCGCTGATGCGCAACCAGATCGAGGCCGCGCGGCGCGCCGGGATCCACGCGCGGACGATCAACTCGTCCAACACCGGCGACTGGGACCAGATCTTCGCCGAGGTCGACGCGGGCGACGTCGACGTCCTGCTCGTCAGCCCCGAGCGGCTCAACAATCCCGACTTCCGCGACCTCGTCCTGCCCAAGCTCGCCGCCGGGGCCGGGCTGGTCGTCGTCGACGAGGCGCACTGCATCTCCGACTGGGGCCACGACTTCCGCCCCGACTACCGCAGGCTGCGCACCCTGCTCGCCGAGCTGCCGCCGGGCATCCCGGTCCTGGCCACCACCGCGACCGCCAACGCCCGCGTCACCCAGGACGTCGCCGAACAGCTCGCCGGGGACGACGCCCTCGTCCTGCGCGGCCCCCTCGAACGCGAGTCGCTCCGCCTCGCCGTGGTCTCGCTCCCCACCCCCGAGCAGCGCATCGCGTGGCTCGGCGAGCACCTCGCCGACCTCCCCGGCTCGGGGATCATCTACACGCTCACCGTCGCCGCCGCCCACGAGATCAGCGGCTACCTGCGCGACCGCGGCCACGAGGTCGCCGCCTACTCCGGCCAGACCGAGCAGGCCGAGCGGCTCCAGGCCGAGCAGGACCTGCTCGACAACAAGCTCAAGGCCCTCGTCGCCACCAGCGCCCTCGGCATGGGCTTCGACAAGCCCGACCTCGGCTTCATCGTCCACGTGGGCGCGCCGCAGTCCCCGGTCGCCTACTACCAGCAGATCGGCCGCGCCGGCCGTGGCGTCGACCGCGCCGAGGTGATCCTGCTGCCCGGCCGGGAGGACCGCGAGATCTGGGCGTACTTCGCCGGCCTCGTGTTCCCGCCGGAGCCGGTCGTCCGCCGCACCCTCGACGTGCTGGAGGCCGCGGGCCGCCCGCTGTCCACCGGCGCGCTCGAACCGCTGGTCGACCTCAGCCGGGCCCGCCTCGAGATGATGCTCAAGGTCCTCGACGTGGACGGCGCGGTCCGCCGCGTCAAGGGCGGCTGGACGTCCACCGGCGTGCCGTGGGAGTACGACCGGGAACGCTACGAGCGGGTCACCGCCGAACGCCGCCGCGAGCAGCAGGCGATGCTCGACTACATCTCGGCCACCACCTGCCGGGAGGAGTTCCTCCGCCGCCGGCTGGACGACCCTGCGGCGGCCCCCTGCGGCCGCTGCGACAACTGCACCGGCCGCCACTGGCCCGCCGACGTCGCCTCCGAGTCCGCCTCCCGGGCCCGCGACCGCCTCCACCGCCCCGGCGTGGACCTGCAGCCGCGCCGCATGTGGCCGACCGGCGTCAAGGACGACCTCGGCGTCTCCGGCCGCATCGACCTCCAGGCCGAGACCGGCCGCGCCCTGGGCCGCCTCACCGACATCGGCTGGGGCAACCGCCTGCGCGAACTGTTCGCCGGCGACGACACCGACGTCCCCGCCGACCTGGTGGACGCCGTCGTCAAGGTGCTCGCCGCCTGGGACTGGTCCGCCCGCCCCACCGGCGTCGTGACCATCGGCTCCCGCTCCCGCCCCCGCCTGGTGACGACGCTCGGCCACCGCATCGCCGAGATCGGCCGCCTGCCCTACCTGGGCGAACTCGCCCCCGTCGGCGACCCGTTCCCGCGCCGCCACAACAGCGCCCAGCGTCTCCGCTCCGTCTGGAACGCCCTGTCCGTGCCCGCCGACCTCGCGGCGGCCCTCCCCGCCAACCCGGGCCCGATCCTCCTGGTCGACGACCGGATCGAGACGGGCTGGACCATGACGGTGGCGACCCGCCTCCTCCGCCGGTCCGGCGCCGCCCAGGTCCTCCCCCTGACCCTCGCCACCCCCAACTAACCCCAGCCCAGCCCCATACCCGCACCGAGACTGTGGCCACAGAGCGCGTGATGGCCGGGCCTTGCGCTGGTTGGGAAGTGGGGCGGCGCTCGCCCAGGGGGTTGTTCAAGGTCCCTGGGCGAGCGCGGTTGGCCGGACCTGCCGTAGGCACGGGTGCCCGCGCGCCCCCGCGGGCGCGGGCGGGACGTGCCTTGCCGGTCCGTGCGCGCGGCCCCGCGCACGGACCGGCGTCCGGACCCGGCGCCGCGGCGGAGAAGGGCCGCGGCGAACGGGAGGTTTCGGCGGCCCCGGCGGCCGGCACCGCCGGGGCGCGCCAGGGAGCGCCGCCGTCCTGGCCGGGCGGGGACGGCGGCGGGGAGTGGCTCGCAGGAGAAAGTGTCCTAGAGGTTAGAAAAGCCTGTCCAGTTGATTGGGAGAACATCTTGAGATAAGTTCGGCGGTAAATGTCATCACTTCCCGTTCAGATGGCCATTCGGCCATTTCTGCGGGACTACGGAACAGGTAGTAATGTCGCTGCCCGTGTCACCGACCTTCGATGCGCTTCTCGAATGCCCGTCCGGGCTGCTCGACATGACGTTCGACCAGCTGCGGACGCTCCTGGTCGTGCACGAGAAGGGGAACGCGCTGAGGGCCGCGCGCGTGCTCGGCCGCGAGCAGTCCAGCGTCCAGAAGCAGCTCGACACGCTGAACCGCAACAGCCAGGCGATCTGCGGGGAGGTCCTGACCGTCCGGCAGGGGCGCGGCAAGGATTTCCTCTTCACCCCCACCGGCGAGACCGTCGTGGAACTGGCGCGGACGACGTTCGACAAATGGCTCGAGTCCATTCACTGGAGCCGGCGCCGCCTCGGCAGGATGCTCACCGTCGGCACCACCGAGTTCACGCTCCCGATCGTCTCCCGCGCCTGGAAGCGCGTGTCCGAGGAGTTCGAGCAGCGCGAGGTCGAGTTCAAGGTCGCGCACGTCCGCACCAAGGACCTGTGGTCACGCCTGGAGACCCGCCAGGTCGACCTGATCTGCGGCAGCATCGTGAGCACGCCGGAGGGCGACCGGCGCTTCAAGGAGTACGAGGTCGTCGAGTACGCGCGGGGGAAGGCGCTGCTGCTGACCAACCTGCCGGAGTCCGAGCTGCCGGACACGCCGGTGGAGACCAGCCGGCTCGCCGGGATCCCGCTGGTGGTGCCGCCCGCCGGTCTCGTCGCCGACCTGCTCGCCACCTGGTACGGGCCGGGCTTCCGGGAGCGGCTCACGGTCGTCGCCGACATCGACGACGTGCACTACGGGCTGTCGCTGCTGCGCTCCGGCTTCGTCCGCGGCTGCATGATCGTGACGGGTTCGATCGGACGCGGCATGGCCGCCCAGGACGACCCGGACGCCGTTCCGCTGCGCGCCATCCCCCTGCACGACGACCTGGAACCGAAGGCCGAGCTCATGACCGGCGCGTTCGTGCGCCGCGCCGACCTGGAGCGCTACGACGCGGGGCACCCGCTCAACCGCCTCTGGGCCGCGGTCAAGGAGGACGTCCGCACCTACAAGCCGGTCGCCTGACCCCGCCGCGTCACTTACCTGGCCGTGTCACTTACCTGGCCGGGTCACTTGATCTGGTTGTCCACCACGTCGAGGGTGGGGCGGGCGCCCAGGTGCTGCATGGCGCGGGCGGCGAGGCGGCAGCCCGCGGTCAGGGCGTCGGCGGGCTGCTTGCCGTCCAACCAGGGCGGGAGGAAGCCCGCGACGAACGCGTCCCCGGCGCCGGTCCCGTCGACGATCTTGTCGAGGGGGTCGGCGGCGACGGTGACGGGCTCGGGGCGGCCGTTGGTGTACCAGAGGGCGCCGTCCTCACCGTTCTTGATGACGACCTGCGGGTACCACGCCGTGAGGACCTTGGCGGCCTGCTCGGGGGACTCGCGGCCGGTGAGGATCTCGGCCTCCTTGGTGTTGACGATCAGGAGACGCACGCCCTGCGTCCACTCGAGGAAGGGCTCGGCCCCCATCCGCTTCAGCGGGGACGACGAACCGCCGTCCACGGAGACCGACATCTGTGCCTTGCGCGCGAGGTCGAGGGCGTGGATGGCCGCCTTCCGGGAGCCCTCGTTGAGGAGGGAGTAGCCGGAGAGGTGCAGATGGGTGCCCTGAGTGAAGAGGTCCTTGCAGCGCTCGATGTCCTCGGGGAGGAGCGCGGCGTTGGCGCCGGGGTCCGAGAGCATCGTCCGGTCCCCTTTGTGGGTGACCATCACCACACAGGTGCCTGTGGGGCGCTCCCCGTCCATGACGAGGCGGGCGTCGACGCCGTACCCCATCAGTTCCATGTCCCGGTTCCGGCCGGCGATGTCCGATCCGCGGCGGCCGACGAAGGCGACGTCGACCCCCTCCACGGCGAGCCATGCCGCCACGTTGGCGCCCGAGCCGCCCCCGTGGATCGTCACGGCGGCGGGCGTGTCGCTCCCCTTGGCCAGGGGATACGCGGCACGCGCCACGGTGTCTGTCATCAGATCGCCGACCACGACCACGCGCGTCATGGAGTCATCACCTCGATCAACACGGCCCGCGCGAGCGGCAATTCAGGGCGTGTGGTCGACCGTAACAGCTCCGGGGCCCGGATTAGGTCTCGAACGCGCAGCGAAACCCGGGACGGGACGGATTTTCACGGCCGGGGGCGCCGGGGCGCCCGTGCCTTACCCTCGGGTACGTGACCGAGGGTTATCCGGATCATTGGGAGGCCGACGTCGTCCTCAGCGACGGCGGGACGGCTCATCTGCGCCCCATCCGGCCCGACGACGGCGAGATGCTGCGCGAGTTCCACGAGCGGCTGTCGCCGGAGTCGATCTACTACCGCTTCTTCTCGCCGCGCCCCCGCCTGACGGAGCGTGAGATCGCGCACTTCACGACCGTCGACCACGACCACCGCGCCGCGCTGATCGCCACGATCGGCGAGGAGATGGTCGCGGTCGTGCGCTACGACCGGCTGAACGACCGGCCGGAGACCGCGGAGGTCGCGTTCCTCGTGGAGGACGCGCATCAGGGCCGCGGGCTCGGGCCGGTGCTGCTGGAGCACATCGCGGCGGCGGCGCGGGAGCGCGGCGTGCGCCGGTTCGTGGCCAGCGTCCTGCCCGAGAACCGCCGGATGACGCGGGTGTTCCGGCAGGCCGGCTACCGGGCGGAGCAGCGGTTCGAGGAGGGCGTGATCGAGCTCGTCCTGGACCTGGAGCCGACCGAGACGTCCCTGGAGGTCATGGCGGCCCGCGAGCACCGGGCCGAGTCGCGGTCGATCCAGCGGCTGCTGTTCCCGCGGTCGGTGGCGGTGATCGGCGCGAGCCGCGCCGAGCACAGCGTCGGGCAGACGGTGCTGCGCAACCTGCTGGCCGGGGACTTCACCGGCCCGGTGTACCCGGTGCATCCGACGGCGGTGGCCGTGGCGGGGGTGCGGGCGTACGCGTCCGTCCTGGAGATCGCGGACGACGTGGACCTCGCGGTCGTCGCCGTCCGTGCCGCCGCCGTCCACGAGGTCGTGGAGCAGTGCGCGAGCAAGGGCGTGCGGGGCCTGGTCGTCGTGTCGTCGGGCTTCGGCGAGATAGGCGAGGAGGGGCGCGCCCGCCAGGAGCAGCTCGTGCGGCTGGCGCGGGCCTACGGGATGCGTGTCGTCGGGCCCAACTGCCTTGGCATCGCCAACACCGACCCGGATGTGCGCCTCAACGCGACCCTGGCGCCGACCATGCCGGGACGGGGCCCGGTGGGCTTCTTCTCCCAGTCGGGCGCGCTCGGCATCGCCATCCTGCAGCGGACGGCGGAGCGCGGCCTGGGCCTGTCCACGTTCGTGTCGGCCGGGAACCGCGGAGACGTGTCCGGCAACGACCTCCTCCAGTACTGGGAGGAGGACCCGGCGACCAAGGCCGTCCTGCTCTATCTGGAGTCGCTGGGCAACCCCCGCAAGTTCGCCCGGCTGGCGCGCAGGCTCGGCCGCCGCAAGCCGATCGTGGCGGTCAAGAGCGGCCGCAGCACGCAGGGCGTCCCCATCGGGCACGCGGCGCGCGCGCTGACCCTGCCCGACCACGCGGTCAGCGCGCTCTTCGAGCAGGCGGGCGTGATCCGCGTGGAGGACCTGTCCGAGCTGTTCGACGTGGCGCAGCTGCTGGCCTACCAGCCGCTCCCGTCCGGCGACCGCATCGCGATCATCGACAACTCCGACTCGCTGGGCCTGCTGGCCCAGGACGAGGCGGTCGCGCTCGGCCTGCACGTGCGCCCCCGCGTCGACCTCGGCCCGCGCGCCGGCGCCGACGACTACGAGGCGGCGCTGGCCGCGGCGCTGGCGGACGACGAGGTCGACGCGGTCGTGGCGCTGTTCACGCCGCCGACGATCGGCGGGTACGACGTCCGCGTCCCCGAGAAGATCCTCCGGCTCGCGGCGGAGGCGGAGAAGCCGATCGTGGCGACCTACCTCGGGACGAAGGGCATGCCGCCCGACCTGCGCGTCACCGGGCCGGACGGGATGCCCGCCGAGGGCTCGGTGCCGTCCTACCCCGCCCCCGAGGACGCCGTCCGGGCACTGGCCTACGTGATCCGGTACGCGCAGTGGCGCCAGCGCCCGCCGGGCACCACCCCGTCGTTCGAGGACGTGGACCGCGACCGCGCCCGCGAGCTGGTCGCCGGCTGGCTCGGCGACGGCGGGCCCGTGGAGGCGACCCCGAAGCAGGCGGCGGAGCTGCTGTCCTGCTACGGCATCGAGGTCGACGGCGACGGGGGGAGCCCGCAAGCGGTCCCGACCCGCATCGTGATCAGGGAGGACCGCTCGTTCGGCCCGCTGGTCTCCTTCGGCATCGCCGATGAGACCGCCGCGCTGCTGGACGACCGGGCCTACCGGCTGTCGCCCCTCACGGACGTCGACGCGGCGGAGATGATCCGCGCGATCCGGACGGCGCCGCTCCTGCTCGGCCACCGCGGCGCCGAGCCGGCCAACCTCAAGGCCCTGGAGGAGCTGCTGCTGCGCGCGTCCCGTCTCGGCTACGACATTCCCGAGATGGCGCGCCTGGAGCTGAACCCCGTCATGGCGGACGCCTCCGGCGCCGTCGTCCGCGACGTGACCCTGACACTGGACCGCCCCTTGGGCCCACGCCCCGAACTGCAACCCCGCAGACTTTCCTAGGCCAGGCGCTGTGTTGATTGCAGGTCAGGCCCACTGCGCTCGCCTGGCGGCTCGCTTCGTGACCTGACCTGTGCGAGCGCGCATCGCTTCGCGATCTTCCGGTGGGGCTCGCCTTCGGCATCGCCCAACCGTCAGGTCACGCGCTCGCGTGCGGGGCCGGGGTGGTCGCACACGCGGACCCCTCGTCCGCCCGGATCCCCGGCCCGTGGTCGAAGTAGGCGTGTTCGCCTTCGTCCTCAGGTGGAGGCTGCGGGGGTGCCGGGCGGGGTCGGTGGTGGGTCGGGTTCGGGGCTCGGTGGGACCGGGTCGGGTTCCGGGCCGGGCGGGACGGGGTCCGGGTCGGGCGCGGGCGGGCTCGGGTCGGGCGGCGGGCCCGGCGGCGTCGGCTCCGGCGGCGGCCCGGGAGGGACCGGTTCGGGGGACGGCCCCGGCGGGACCGGGCCGGGAGGCCGGGGCGGGGGACCGGGGGACGGGCCCGGCGGGGGCTCGGTGGGGGGCACCAGCGGCTCGGGCGTGGGCGCCGGGTCCGGCGTGGGCGGCGGGACCGGCTTCGGGGTCGGAAGCGGCTTCTCGTCCATGCCGTTCCCGTACCCCGAGAGGACGGCGATGACCGCTCGTCCCGGGCGGTCATGTGCACGTCACGCCCCGGACAGGGCAGGATGGGGCCATGAGGGAAACCCGAGCGACGGTGAGCGGTCTGCGCACGGCGATCGAGCGCAGCGGTTACTACCCGGCCCTGGTCGCGGACGCGGTCGAGTCGGCCGTCGGGGACGAGCCCGTCGTCGCCTACGTGGTCCACCATGAGGCGACGTTCGACCCCGCGATGGAGGTGCGCCGGCACGTGACCGTGCTGGTGCTGACGTCGACCCGGCTGCTGGTGTGCCACACCGACGAGCACCCGCCCGGCGAGGGCATGGCCAGGCCGCACGCCTCCACGACCACCGAGGCCGTCAAGCTGGAACGCGTCCAGTCGGTCGCGGTGACGCGGGTCGTCCCGGACCCCGCGTCGTACGTGCCGGGGGTGCCGCCCACGGAGGTCGTGCTCACGATCGGCTGGGGCGCCATCGCCCACGTCGACCTGGAGCCCGCGACGTGCGGCGACGAGAACTGCGAGGCCGACCACGGCTACACCGGCAGCGTCACGGCCGACGACCTGTCCCTGCGGGTGAGCGAGGCCGCCGACGGCGCCGAGGCGGTCGGCCAGGTGCTGGCGTTCGCCGCGGAGCTGTCCACCGCGACCGCGCGCTGAGCCCCACCGCCCACCGTCCGCGAGACCGACACCACAGACCGACACCACAAGACCGACACCACAAGACCGACACCACAAGACCGAGACGACGAGATTGAGACCGACGGGACCGGGCGCCGGTCGTACGACCGCGCGCCGGTCACGAGATCGATGCCGATATCGACGGGAACGAACCCCGGCAGAAGCGGGCCCTGACAGAAGCCACCTCCGACCGGAGCGAACTGCGTGAGCGAAACGAACCGCGTGACCGAGACGACCGCGCCGCCCGTGCCGCGCTACGGCGCGGGGGCGCTCGCCGACCTGCCCTCCTCCGTGCTGGCGGCGCTCGGCGTCCCGGACGCGGCCAAC
The sequence above is drawn from the Actinomadura hallensis genome and encodes:
- a CDS encoding LysR family transcriptional regulator gives rise to the protein MSPTFDALLECPSGLLDMTFDQLRTLLVVHEKGNALRAARVLGREQSSVQKQLDTLNRNSQAICGEVLTVRQGRGKDFLFTPTGETVVELARTTFDKWLESIHWSRRRLGRMLTVGTTEFTLPIVSRAWKRVSEEFEQREVEFKVAHVRTKDLWSRLETRQVDLICGSIVSTPEGDRRFKEYEVVEYARGKALLLTNLPESELPDTPVETSRLAGIPLVVPPAGLVADLLATWYGPGFRERLTVVADIDDVHYGLSLLRSGFVRGCMIVTGSIGRGMAAQDDPDAVPLRAIPLHDDLEPKAELMTGAFVRRADLERYDAGHPLNRLWAAVKEDVRTYKPVA
- a CDS encoding GNAT family N-acetyltransferase, giving the protein MTEGYPDHWEADVVLSDGGTAHLRPIRPDDGEMLREFHERLSPESIYYRFFSPRPRLTEREIAHFTTVDHDHRAALIATIGEEMVAVVRYDRLNDRPETAEVAFLVEDAHQGRGLGPVLLEHIAAAARERGVRRFVASVLPENRRMTRVFRQAGYRAEQRFEEGVIELVLDLEPTETSLEVMAAREHRAESRSIQRLLFPRSVAVIGASRAEHSVGQTVLRNLLAGDFTGPVYPVHPTAVAVAGVRAYASVLEIADDVDLAVVAVRAAAVHEVVEQCASKGVRGLVVVSSGFGEIGEEGRARQEQLVRLARAYGMRVVGPNCLGIANTDPDVRLNATLAPTMPGRGPVGFFSQSGALGIAILQRTAERGLGLSTFVSAGNRGDVSGNDLLQYWEEDPATKAVLLYLESLGNPRKFARLARRLGRRKPIVAVKSGRSTQGVPIGHAARALTLPDHAVSALFEQAGVIRVEDLSELFDVAQLLAYQPLPSGDRIAIIDNSDSLGLLAQDEAVALGLHVRPRVDLGPRAGADDYEAALAAALADDEVDAVVALFTPPTIGGYDVRVPEKILRLAAEAEKPIVATYLGTKGMPPDLRVTGPDGMPAEGSVPSYPAPEDAVRALAYVIRYAQWRQRPPGTTPSFEDVDRDRARELVAGWLGDGGPVEATPKQAAELLSCYGIEVDGDGGSPQAVPTRIVIREDRSFGPLVSFGIADETAALLDDRAYRLSPLTDVDAAEMIRAIRTAPLLLGHRGAEPANLKALEELLLRASRLGYDIPEMARLELNPVMADASGAVVRDVTLTLDRPLGPRPELQPRRLS
- a CDS encoding RecQ family ATP-dependent DNA helicase, coding for MSTPDGLRDAAERCLRALAGDHARLRDDQWTAIRSLVVERRRALVVQRTGWGKSAVYFVATRLLRERGAGPTVIISPLLALMRNQIEAARRAGIHARTINSSNTGDWDQIFAEVDAGDVDVLLVSPERLNNPDFRDLVLPKLAAGAGLVVVDEAHCISDWGHDFRPDYRRLRTLLAELPPGIPVLATTATANARVTQDVAEQLAGDDALVLRGPLERESLRLAVVSLPTPEQRIAWLGEHLADLPGSGIIYTLTVAAAHEISGYLRDRGHEVAAYSGQTEQAERLQAEQDLLDNKLKALVATSALGMGFDKPDLGFIVHVGAPQSPVAYYQQIGRAGRGVDRAEVILLPGREDREIWAYFAGLVFPPEPVVRRTLDVLEAAGRPLSTGALEPLVDLSRARLEMMLKVLDVDGAVRRVKGGWTSTGVPWEYDRERYERVTAERRREQQAMLDYISATTCREEFLRRRLDDPAAAPCGRCDNCTGRHWPADVASESASRARDRLHRPGVDLQPRRMWPTGVKDDLGVSGRIDLQAETGRALGRLTDIGWGNRLRELFAGDDTDVPADLVDAVVKVLAAWDWSARPTGVVTIGSRSRPRLVTTLGHRIAEIGRLPYLGELAPVGDPFPRRHNSAQRLRSVWNALSVPADLAAALPANPGPILLVDDRIETGWTMTVATRLLRRSGAAQVLPLTLATPN
- a CDS encoding carbohydrate kinase family protein, producing the protein MTRVVVVGDLMTDTVARAAYPLAKGSDTPAAVTIHGGGSGANVAAWLAVEGVDVAFVGRRGSDIAGRNRDMELMGYGVDARLVMDGERPTGTCVVMVTHKGDRTMLSDPGANAALLPEDIERCKDLFTQGTHLHLSGYSLLNEGSRKAAIHALDLARKAQMSVSVDGGSSSPLKRMGAEPFLEWTQGVRLLIVNTKEAEILTGRESPEQAAKVLTAWYPQVVIKNGEDGALWYTNGRPEPVTVAADPLDKIVDGTGAGDAFVAGFLPPWLDGKQPADALTAGCRLAARAMQHLGARPTLDVVDNQIK
- a CDS encoding DUF5998 family protein, coding for MRETRATVSGLRTAIERSGYYPALVADAVESAVGDEPVVAYVVHHEATFDPAMEVRRHVTVLVLTSTRLLVCHTDEHPPGEGMARPHASTTTEAVKLERVQSVAVTRVVPDPASYVPGVPPTEVVLTIGWGAIAHVDLEPATCGDENCEADHGYTGSVTADDLSLRVSEAADGAEAVGQVLAFAAELSTATAR